A single region of the Arcobacter lacus genome encodes:
- a CDS encoding response regulator transcription factor yields MTNNKLILIIEDEEDILELLEYTLQKEGYETIGFLTIDKNVKKVLDEEQIDLILMDRNLPNIEGTTFINEIKKEGYTNPVIYLTAKDKDEDILEGFESYADDYITKPFNIKELCARVKAVIKRTSKELDILKVKDMVYNASNRKFYIEDKEIDLTHLEHDLLLEFIKNKDILMTREHLLNIVWQDSFDKKEKTVNVAIKRLKAKIDPDGTKNYIRSVRGEGYIFC; encoded by the coding sequence ATGACGAATAACAAACTTATTTTAATTATAGAAGATGAAGAAGATATTTTAGAACTTCTTGAGTATACATTACAAAAAGAGGGTTATGAAACTATTGGATTTTTAACTATTGATAAAAATGTAAAAAAAGTTTTAGATGAAGAACAAATAGATTTAATATTAATGGATAGAAATCTACCAAATATTGAAGGTACCACTTTTATAAACGAAATAAAAAAAGAGGGTTATACTAATCCTGTTATTTATCTAACTGCAAAAGATAAAGATGAAGATATTTTAGAAGGTTTTGAGTCTTATGCTGATGATTACATTACAAAACCTTTTAACATAAAAGAGTTATGTGCTAGAGTAAAAGCAGTAATAAAAAGAACTTCAAAAGAGCTTGATATTTTAAAAGTTAAAGATATGGTTTATAATGCTTCAAATAGAAAGTTTTATATCGAAGATAAAGAGATTGACCTAACTCACCTTGAACATGATTTACTTTTAGAATTTATTAAAAATAAAGATATTTTGATGACAAGAGAACATCTGTTAAATATTGTTTGGCAAGACTCTTTTGATAAAAAAGAGAAAACAGTAAATGTTGCAATTAAAAGGTTAAAAGCCAAAATTGACCCTGATGGAACAAAAAATTATATTCGTTCAGTTAGAGGTGAAGGTTATATTTTTTGTTAA
- a CDS encoding HAD family hydrolase, with translation MNKIILFDLDGTLIDSTDAIVSTFRFAFKEQGFDFRGSDKNIKDLIGYPLDIMFERLGVSKQKVWDYVDSYKNRYRVISVEQTTLLENAFEAVQLASKIARVSVVTTKTRMYTIPILDNFNITQYFQIITGRENVENPKPHPEPILKTLAQMNYDKNKDEVYMIGDTKLDLICANEAKVNAIGVLCGYSDEEELLKYTNIVKKDALEAIKYISTL, from the coding sequence TTGAATAAAATAATACTTTTTGACTTAGATGGAACTTTGATAGATTCAACAGATGCGATAGTATCTACTTTTAGATTTGCTTTTAAAGAACAAGGATTTGATTTTAGAGGAAGTGATAAAAATATAAAAGATTTGATAGGTTACCCTCTTGATATTATGTTTGAAAGACTTGGAGTTTCAAAACAAAAAGTTTGGGACTATGTTGATAGTTATAAAAATAGATATAGAGTTATTTCTGTTGAACAGACAACTTTATTGGAAAATGCTTTTGAGGCAGTACAATTAGCTTCTAAAATAGCAAGAGTTAGTGTGGTTACTACAAAAACAAGAATGTACACTATTCCAATACTTGATAATTTTAATATTACTCAATATTTTCAGATAATAACAGGTAGAGAAAATGTTGAAAATCCTAAACCACATCCAGAACCAATTTTAAAAACATTAGCTCAAATGAATTATGATAAAAACAAAGATGAAGTTTATATGATAGGTGATACAAAACTTGATTTAATTTGTGCAAATGAAGCTAAAGTAAATGCAATAGGGGTTTTATGTGGTTATTCTGATGAAGAAGAACTTTTAAAATATACAAATATTGTAAAAAAAGATGCTTTAGAAGCTATAAAATATATTTCAACTTTATAG
- a CDS encoding phosphate-starvation-inducible PsiE family protein, with amino-acid sequence MKKAINKISNYFSSNFEVLVATIIFLTILVAGHDFYRAIILMLEFIVIMEVVKMISDFIKKETLRLRYVLDIFIIFLIREVVILSANKNRDYIDITFLLFVIFVFFIFRILAIRYSPGPKDGNEKTNKAIENDE; translated from the coding sequence ATGAAAAAAGCTATAAACAAAATCTCAAATTACTTTAGTTCGAACTTTGAAGTTTTAGTTGCAACAATTATCTTTTTAACGATACTTGTTGCAGGGCATGACTTTTATAGAGCAATTATTCTAATGTTAGAATTTATTGTTATTATGGAAGTTGTAAAAATGATCTCGGATTTTATAAAAAAAGAAACATTAAGACTTAGATATGTTTTGGATATTTTTATAATATTTTTGATTCGAGAAGTTGTTATTTTATCTGCAAATAAAAATAGAGATTATATTGATATAACATTTTTACTTTTTGTAATCTTTGTATTTTTTATATTTAGAATTCTTGCGATTAGATACTCTCCTGGACCTAAAGATGGAAATGAAAAAACAAATAAAGCTATAGAAAATGACGAATAA
- a CDS encoding sensor histidine kinase encodes MLKIHQLFLRTYFTIFVAILITLTLVTYFWAKNLYINQIEKTLIQNIDTLSIVLKDQNNLSHIKNIVRDLHSELNLRITIIDEQGEVIAESDQNLAFIKNHANRPEIIQAKNVGWGKDKRNSETIKKELLYIAKKFETDNSTYYIRMADYTNKIADNFMKLTLEIFMYITFFLIIAFLATYFISLKIKKETDTILYFLTQLTNKKSLIPLRSTYTYEFYKITKLLNKVAIKLSKKDKQKSKQNAKLKLANRQKDEIISAISHEFKNPIAIISGYSETILNDKDMPELMKVKFLNKIYSNSNKMSHIIDKLRLTLKLEEGKQELLLVPCSTKKIVENCVSDLKDKYKNREIVIKGEDVLIKVDETLISMAISNLIENSLKYSQKEVIVELSKEYICIIDKGIGIEKKELENINQKFYRISNNGWNNSLGLGLFIVQSILNLHNFKLEIESEINIGSKFYIKY; translated from the coding sequence TTGTTAAAAATTCATCAACTATTTTTACGAACTTATTTCACTATTTTTGTTGCGATTTTAATAACTTTGACTTTAGTTACTTATTTTTGGGCAAAAAATTTATATATAAATCAAATAGAAAAAACTCTTATTCAAAATATTGATACTTTATCTATTGTTTTAAAAGACCAAAATAATTTATCACATATAAAAAATATTGTAAGAGATTTGCATAGTGAATTAAATTTAAGAATTACTATAATAGATGAACAAGGTGAAGTAATCGCCGAAAGTGATCAAAATCTAGCTTTTATAAAAAATCATGCAAATAGACCAGAAATAATTCAAGCTAAAAATGTAGGTTGGGGAAAAGATAAAAGAAACTCTGAAACTATAAAAAAAGAACTTTTATATATTGCAAAAAAATTTGAAACAGATAATTCTACTTATTATATTAGAATGGCAGATTATACAAATAAAATTGCTGATAATTTTATGAAATTAACTCTTGAAATTTTTATGTATATTACATTTTTTCTAATAATTGCATTTTTAGCAACATATTTTATAAGCCTTAAAATCAAAAAAGAAACAGATACTATTTTATATTTTCTTACGCAACTAACAAATAAAAAAAGTTTAATTCCTTTACGTTCAACTTATACATATGAGTTTTATAAAATCACAAAACTATTAAATAAAGTTGCTATCAAATTATCAAAAAAAGATAAACAAAAGTCAAAACAAAATGCAAAACTAAAACTAGCAAATAGACAAAAAGATGAGATAATATCAGCAATCTCTCATGAGTTTAAAAATCCAATTGCGATAATTTCTGGATATAGTGAAACTATTTTAAATGATAAAGATATGCCAGAACTTATGAAAGTAAAGTTTTTAAATAAGATTTATTCTAATTCAAATAAAATGTCACATATTATTGATAAATTGAGATTAACTTTAAAATTAGAAGAGGGCAAACAAGAACTGCTTTTAGTTCCTTGTTCTACAAAAAAAATAGTAGAAAATTGTGTGAGTGATTTAAAAGATAAATATAAAAATAGAGAGATTGTAATAAAAGGGGAAGATGTTTTAATAAAAGTTGATGAAACTTTGATTTCTATGGCAATTTCAAATTTAATAGAGAATTCATTAAAATATTCACAAAAAGAGGTTATTGTCGAGCTTTCAAAAGAGTATATTTGTATTATTGATAAAGGTATTGGAATAGAAAAAAAAGAGTTAGAGAATATCAATCAAAAATTTTATAGAATATCAAATAATGGATGGAATAACTCTTTGGGATTAGGATTATTTATCGTTCAATCAATACTAAATTTACATAATTTTAAACTAGAAATTGAATCTGAAATAAATATCGGTTCTAAATTTTATATAAAATATTAA
- a CDS encoding peptide-binding protein: protein MKFLTIFTILITFLNASTLTLSMTSSPSRLNPILSNDSASTEISDWLFNGLFKYDKDGNVTTDLAKSYYFETPTKLVIKLKDNVLWHDKVKLSSKDVVFTYEQVINPKVFNSIKSNFQEVESVKAIDDLTIEVNYKKPYFKAIETWMVGLLPHHILKDEKDLMTSSFNKNPIGTGSYKLKEFKVGQDIELIANEDYFEGKPKIDKILYKFLPDLNTSFLYLKEKKLDIGSLDAIQVDRQIDDNFKNDYTIIQKPAFTYSYLGFNLKNEKFKNKKVREAISLAINRQELVDILFFGYGRVCNGPFMPDSYAYNEEVKDIKQDVIKAKELLKEAGYDENHPFTFEVVTNTGNDIRVNAAQILQYQLQKVGVNMKIRVMEWQAFLNTVVHPRNFESILLGWSMPLTPDAYPLWHSSSDKLGGFNLPGYKNEKVDALIEKGISTINKDELSKIYKEIFKQISDDLPYLFLYIPDGITAVNKKIKNIEPAFTGITHNQKDWEIKE from the coding sequence ATGAAATTTTTAACTATATTCACAATCTTAATAACTTTTTTAAATGCAAGTACACTAACTTTGAGTATGACTTCAAGTCCAAGTAGGTTAAATCCAATATTATCAAATGATAGCGCAAGTACAGAGATATCAGATTGGCTTTTTAATGGACTTTTTAAATACGATAAAGATGGAAATGTAACTACTGATTTAGCAAAATCATATTATTTTGAAACACCAACAAAATTAGTCATAAAATTAAAAGATAATGTTTTATGGCATGATAAAGTAAAACTTTCTTCAAAAGATGTCGTATTTACTTACGAACAAGTTATAAATCCTAAAGTTTTTAATTCTATAAAATCAAATTTTCAAGAAGTTGAGAGCGTAAAAGCAATAGATGATTTGACGATTGAAGTAAATTATAAAAAACCATATTTTAAAGCAATTGAGACTTGGATGGTTGGTCTTTTACCACATCATATTCTAAAAGATGAAAAAGATTTGATGACAAGCTCTTTTAATAAAAATCCAATAGGAACAGGTTCATATAAGTTAAAAGAGTTTAAAGTAGGGCAAGATATAGAACTTATTGCAAATGAAGATTATTTTGAAGGGAAACCAAAAATTGATAAAATTTTATACAAGTTTCTACCTGATTTAAATACATCTTTTTTATATTTGAAAGAAAAAAAACTTGATATTGGTTCGTTAGATGCAATTCAAGTTGATAGACAAATTGATGACAATTTTAAAAATGATTATACAATAATACAAAAACCAGCTTTTACATACAGCTATTTAGGTTTTAATTTAAAGAATGAAAAATTTAAAAATAAAAAAGTTCGAGAAGCTATATCTTTAGCCATAAATAGACAAGAATTAGTTGATATTTTATTTTTTGGTTATGGGCGAGTTTGTAATGGTCCTTTTATGCCAGATTCTTATGCTTACAATGAAGAAGTAAAAGATATAAAACAAGATGTAATAAAAGCAAAAGAACTTTTAAAAGAAGCAGGTTATGATGAAAATCATCCTTTTACTTTTGAAGTTGTAACGAATACAGGCAATGATATAAGAGTAAATGCTGCTCAAATTTTACAATATCAACTTCAAAAAGTTGGTGTAAATATGAAAATTAGAGTTATGGAATGGCAAGCTTTTTTAAATACAGTTGTTCATCCTAGAAATTTTGAATCTATACTTCTTGGTTGGTCTATGCCTTTAACCCCAGACGCTTATCCTCTTTGGCATAGTTCAAGTGATAAATTAGGTGGATTTAATCTTCCTGGATATAAGAATGAAAAAGTTGATGCTTTGATAGAAAAAGGAATAAGCACAATAAATAAAGATGAATTATCAAAAATCTATAAAGAGATTTTTAAACAAATAAGTGATGATTTACCGTATTTGTTTTTGTATATTCCAGATGGAATAACAGCTGTTAATAAAAAAATAAAAAATATTGAACCTGCATTTACAGGAATAACACACAATCAAAAAGATTGGGAAATAAAAGAATAA
- the rpsI gene encoding 30S ribosomal protein S9, with protein sequence MAKVYATGRRKTSIAKVWLESGNGQLTINGQTLDAWLGGHESIKKRVIQPLNVSKQETSVNIVVKTLGGGYSAQADAARHGISRALVAFDEQFRTILKPYGLLTRDSRSVERKKFGKKKARKSSQFSKR encoded by the coding sequence ATGGCAAAAGTATATGCAACTGGAAGAAGAAAAACATCAATAGCTAAAGTATGGTTAGAGTCTGGAAATGGACAATTAACAATTAATGGTCAAACTTTAGATGCTTGGTTAGGTGGACATGAGTCTATCAAAAAAAGAGTTATTCAACCATTAAATGTTTCTAAACAAGAAACTTCTGTAAACATTGTAGTTAAAACTTTAGGTGGAGGATATTCTGCTCAAGCTGACGCTGCAAGACACGGAATTTCAAGAGCTTTAGTTGCTTTTGATGAGCAATTCAGAACTATCTTAAAACCTTATGGTTTATTAACAAGAGATTCAAGATCTGTTGAAAGAAAAAAATTCGGAAAGAAAAAAGCAAGAAAATCTTCTCAATTCTCAAAAAGATAA
- a CDS encoding AbrB family transcriptional regulator produces the protein MLLALLIAVSGSILFIFLHLPLPWLLGAIFATTIAIRFQSIPISSPKLFSAPARILIGLTIGSAFTPHILQYIPHYIMSLLLVIPFTILVIFFGTYYYHKVLKYDLKTSYLGSMPGGVIEMVIIGQELKADTSKITLMQSSRLFFVVVSLPFIIQYIFQIDIRGNQLLTTPIKDINLFEFSYIYILGMVGAIIAKRLKLTAAYLIGPMIVSIILYSTGFVNTHIPDELLKFIQVIFGTIIGFTFKNVSLKTISKTFLATLGHFAILIILCAIFIFIIYKSLDFKALDILLAFGPGGQTEINLVAILIGANLPYITLHHIVRLFIVMNIAPIIAKRLDRNNSI, from the coding sequence ATGCTATTAGCTTTATTAATAGCAGTTTCAGGCTCAATTTTATTTATCTTTTTGCATCTTCCTTTACCTTGGCTTTTAGGTGCAATATTTGCTACAACTATTGCTATTAGATTTCAAAGTATTCCTATTTCTAGTCCAAAGTTATTTTCAGCTCCTGCTAGGATATTAATAGGGCTTACTATTGGAAGTGCATTTACTCCTCATATTTTACAATATATTCCACATTATATTATGAGCCTTTTATTAGTAATTCCTTTTACAATCTTAGTTATATTTTTTGGAACATATTACTATCATAAAGTTTTAAAATATGATTTAAAAACTTCCTATTTAGGTTCTATGCCTGGTGGTGTAATAGAGATGGTTATTATTGGACAAGAACTAAAAGCTGATACTTCAAAAATCACTTTAATGCAAAGTTCAAGACTATTTTTTGTGGTTGTGTCTTTACCATTTATTATTCAATATATTTTTCAAATAGATATTCGTGGTAACCAGCTTTTGACAACTCCTATAAAAGATATAAATTTATTTGAATTCTCATATATTTATATTCTAGGTATGGTTGGTGCAATCATCGCAAAAAGATTAAAACTGACAGCTGCATATTTAATAGGACCTATGATTGTTAGTATAATTTTGTATTCTACTGGATTTGTTAACACACATATTCCTGATGAATTATTAAAATTCATACAAGTTATTTTTGGAACTATTATTGGCTTTACTTTTAAAAATGTAAGTTTAAAAACTATATCAAAAACATTTTTAGCGACTTTGGGGCATTTTGCTATTTTGATTATATTATGTGCTATTTTTATTTTTATAATATATAAATCTTTGGATTTTAAAGCTTTAGATATTTTATTGGCTTTTGGACCAGGTGGACAAACAGAGATAAATTTAGTTGCCATTTTAATTGGAGCAAATCTTCCTTATATAACTTTACATCATATAGTAAGACTTTTTATTGTTATGAATATCGCTCCAATAATTGCAAAAAGGTTAGATAGAAATAATAGTATTTAA
- a CDS encoding phosphate signaling complex PhoU family protein, producing the protein MLKPYETKLQNIKEEIQQIGVSVIEALEICLKALNDRRIEDLSNVEISEKKILLKSNEIDNIIVGTLALYSPEAKDLRRLVSFLKITNELVRTGSNAKDFAKMFKKSYSQDLDTAIILEYAIPLLKSALLSLQTATSIIDEHDEKQIEEKYHRVVVEESKTDDLYLMIEKNILKLITKKLDLSKEYFDILSSLRRLEKIADRAVSIAKLLQFAQVGGDIVQS; encoded by the coding sequence ATGTTAAAACCATATGAAACAAAATTACAAAATATTAAAGAAGAGATTCAACAAATTGGAGTATCAGTTATTGAAGCATTAGAAATTTGTCTAAAAGCTTTAAATGATAGAAGAATTGAAGATTTAAGCAATGTTGAAATTAGTGAAAAAAAGATTTTATTAAAATCAAATGAAATTGATAACATTATAGTTGGAACTTTAGCTTTATATTCACCAGAAGCAAAAGATTTAAGAAGATTGGTGTCTTTTTTAAAGATTACAAATGAACTTGTAAGAACAGGTTCAAATGCAAAAGATTTTGCAAAAATGTTTAAAAAATCCTATTCACAAGATTTGGATACAGCTATTATTTTAGAATATGCGATTCCTCTTTTAAAATCAGCATTATTGTCTTTACAAACGGCAACTTCTATTATTGATGAACATGATGAAAAACAAATCGAAGAAAAATATCATAGAGTTGTTGTTGAAGAGAGTAAAACTGATGATTTATATTTGATGATAGAAAAAAATATTTTAAAACTAATTACAAAAAAACTTGATTTATCAAAAGAATATTTTGATATTTTAAGTAGTTTAAGAAGATTAGAAAAAATAGCTGATCGTGCTGTTTCTATTGCAAAATTATTGCAGTTTGCTCAAGTAGGTGGAGATATAGTTCAATCATAA
- the rplM gene encoding 50S ribosomal protein L13 has protein sequence MKFTQMAHANEIKRDWIVVDATDKVFGRIITEVATILRGKNKPCFTPNVDCGDFVVIINASKAKFSGKKLESKNYFTHSGYFGSTKTHKMSEMFEKNPEKLYKLATRGMLPKTTLGKEMLKKLKVYAGSEHPHTAQIKG, from the coding sequence ATGAAATTTACTCAAATGGCACATGCTAACGAAATCAAAAGAGATTGGATAGTAGTTGATGCAACTGATAAAGTATTCGGAAGAATTATTACAGAAGTAGCTACTATTTTAAGAGGTAAAAACAAACCTTGTTTTACACCAAATGTAGACTGCGGAGATTTTGTTGTAATTATAAATGCATCAAAAGCAAAATTTTCTGGTAAAAAATTAGAAAGTAAAAACTATTTTACTCACTCAGGTTATTTTGGTAGTACAAAAACTCACAAAATGTCTGAAATGTTTGAAAAAAATCCAGAAAAACTATACAAATTAGCTACAAGAGGGATGCTTCCAAAAACTACTCTTGGTAAAGAAATGTTAAAAAAATTAAAAGTATATGCAGGAAGTGAACATCCTCATACTGCACAAATTAAAGGATAA